The proteins below come from a single Tachypleus tridentatus isolate NWPU-2018 chromosome 13, ASM421037v1, whole genome shotgun sequence genomic window:
- the LOC143238023 gene encoding uncharacterized protein LOC143238023, which produces MKTPVALILFIFMMVFMAEAEHKIHENIREIMCSKDITNTEKNEIQKCIDDHIPNKITKKWKECTRSVVPHVADNEEALRKTLCNNLDINSKVEECANNNKDWDNLTEEEKHDIGNMEKCFSDVLKDKKP; this is translated from the exons ATGAAGACTCCAGTAGCTCTGATTCTTTTCATTTTCATGATGGTATTTATGGCAGAGGCAGAACATAAAATTCATGAAAATATACGGGAAATCATGTGTT CAAAAGATATAACAAACACCGAAAAGAACGAAATCCAGAAGTGTATTGACGACCACATTCCTAATAAG ATCACTAAGAAGTGGAAGGAATGTACGCGAAGTGTGGTACCACATGTTGCTGACAATGAGGAAGCACTCAGGAAGACGCTCTGCAATAACTTGGATATTAATTCTAAG GTTGAAGAATGCGCAAACAACAATAAAGATTGG gaTAATCTAACAGAAGAGGAGAAACATGACATAGGCAATATGGAG AAATGTTTCTCTGATGTTTTGAAAGACAAGAAACCCTAA